In Streptomyces sp. B21-105, the genomic window CCCCAGCGGGAGGCGCACCCAGCCCGACCTGCCGAGGCCGTATCCGGCGGGCTCGGCGCCGGGGGCGGCCAGCGCGTGGCCGTGCGCGGTCTCGTCCGTGAGCTTGACGGTGACGCCGAGCGGGTGACTGCCGTCGTCGACGCCGAGGAAGACGAACACCTTCTTGTTCACCTTGGCCACGCTCCCGCCCCACGGGAACTCCTCCGCCGCACCCGGCAGTCCGAGTGCGAACGCGCGCACTTTCTCCCACTTCCTCAGGGCGTCGCGGTCCACGGTCACCTGCTGCCTCCGGGCTCGTCGTCGGCCTCCGCACCCCTCACGCTAGCCTCAGCCACCGACAGCGGCACGGGCTGCACCGCGAAGGGATGTCATGAGCAGGCTGAAAATGACCGACCGTCCGTACGACATCGTGCTCTTCGGGCGACGGGCTTCGTGGGAACGCTCACCGCGGAGTACCTCGCCGCCCATGCGCCCGCCGGGCTGCGCTGGGCGATCGCCGGGCGTGACGAGCGCAAGCTGGAGCGGCTGCGCGAACGGCTCGGCGTGGACGTCGGGGTGCTGCGCGCCGACGTCGCGGACCCGGCGTCCCTGCGCGCGCTCGCGGAGCACGCGCGCGTGGTGGCCACGACGGTGGGCCCCTATGTGCGCTACGGGCGTAGGACCTGGTGGCCCGCCTGCGCGCGACCACCGGCCGCCGACTACCTCGACCTCACCGGCGAGCCGGGAGTTCGGTCGACCTGATGTACGACCGGCCCGACGCACGGCGCGCGGGAGACGGGGGCACGGCTGATCCACGCGTGCGGCTTTCGACTCCGTCCCTCCCACGTCACGACCTCGGCGTGTACTTCACCGTTCCGGGCAGCTCCCCGAAGGCGTGCCGTGACCGTGGACGGCTTCAGTGCCGGCCGACGCCCTCCTTCTCGGGCGGCACCTTTCGCCTCCGCGCTCGGCCAGTTCGCCCGTGGGCCGCCAGATGCTGGCCGCCGCACGGGAACGGGGACGGCACGAGCCGCGGCTCATGGGCCGCCGGGCCGTCGCACCGGTGGGCGCGCCCCGGTTCGCGGGAGAGGTCGGCGCCTGGGCGCTGCCGCTGCCGACCATCGACCCGCAGATCGTGCTCCGGTCGGCCCGGGCGCTGCAGCGCTACGGCCCGGACTTCCGCTACCGGCACTACGCGGCCGTCCGGCGGCTGCCCGTCGCCGTGGGCGGCGTCGCCGCGGTCGGGACGCTCGCCGCGGCGGCCCAGATGCCGCCCGCCCGGCGCTGGCTGTCGGACCGGCTGGGGCCCGGTGAGGGGCCGAGCGCGCAGAAGCGGGCGCGGAGCTGGTTCTCCGTCCGGTTCGTCGGCGAGGGCGGCGGACGGCGGGTGTACACCGAGGTCGCGGGCGGCGACCCCGGCTACGACGAGACGGCGAAGATGTTCGCCGAGGCGGCGATGGCGCTGGCCTGCGACGACCTCCCGCCGGCGGCGGGGCAGCTCACCACGGCGGTGGCGATGGGCGACGCGCTGACCGGGCGGCTGACCCGCGCGGGCGTCCGCTTCCGCGTCGCGGCGCGCCGCTGACCGGTGCGCCCGCGTCCTGGCGGTCGACTGCCGCCCTCAGAACGGCCACTGCACGAGCGTGTAGATCATCCCGACGATCCAGCCGAGGCCGGCCAGGACGGCGAGGATCAGCGCGACGTTGACGGCGCGCTCGACCGGGCGTCCCGGGGCGGCGAGGGGCTTCGGAGCACGATGCGTGGTGGTCATGCTGCCCAGCTTGCCGACGCGACGCCGGGCGTACATCCGTACGGGTACTCAGAGGGTGTACTCAGACCGCGTACCCAGGCAACGCTCGGACGGCGTACTCGGACGACGTGGTCAGCTGCGGACGGTGGCCTCCTGAAGGGCTCGCCGGCACAGCGAGTCGGCGCGGCGGGTGGTCTCCGGGAGCCGGAACCTGGGGGTGAGGGCGAGGGTGTGGGCGCAGGCGTCGTCCAGGGTGACGCGGTGGCCGACGGAGACGAACACCGGCTTCACGCCCGCCCGGGTGCGCAGCGCGCGCCCCACCTCCTCGTCGCCCGACAGCAGCGGGGACGCCGATCCGCGCGGGGCGTCCGGATCGGCGTAGGCGACGGCGAACGGGTTCTTGGCGACGCCGATGGTGGGCAGGCCGGTGAGCACCCCGAGGTGGCTGGCGAGGCCGAAGCGGCGCGGGTGGGCCAGGCCGTAGCCGTCGCACACCACCAGGCCCGGCCCGTGCGGCAGGGCCTCCAGGGCGGCGAGCACGGTGGGGATCTCGCGGAACGCGAGCAGTCCGGGCACGTAGGGGAAGGAGATCCGGCCGACGGCGGTGGCCTCGGCGACGACCTCCAGGCTCGCCGCGTCCAGCACGACGGCGGCCGCCGCGACGACGTCGCGCGCGTCGTCGTAGGCGACGTCGACCCCTGTCACGTGTCCGGCGCCCACGGGCGGCCCCGGCTCGAGCAGCACCCGCGCCCGCAGCTCGTCCTGGACGGCGCGGGCCTCTTCCTCGGTCGCGGGCCAGCCCGCGGGGATGCTGACGGTCGTCATGGTGAGGACGAGCGTACTGCTCCCGCGGGCGGGCCCGCGATCATGTTTCCTTCGCGGCCGGCGCCGGCGTCAGTCGCCGAGTGCGCGCTGCAACTGGCTCTTGTTCATGTCCGAACGGCCCTTGACGCCCCGCCGCCTGGCCTCCTCGTACAGCTGGTCGTAGGTGGGTCCCTGAGAACCCTTGCCGGACCGCTGACCGCCCCGCTTGCCGGACGACATGTCCTGGGTGGAGGTGCGGCTCGCGGTCTTCGACTCGCCGGACCGGGCGCGCTCCTTGTTGACCGTCCGCGCGGCGATCTCCTTCGCGCGGCCGGCGCTCTCTCCCCGGTCCTGCGCGCTCTCCTTGATGTGCTCGTACTGGCGCTCCCGCTTGGGGCTGGAACCGCGTGGCATGGACGCTCACTCCTTCCGCGTTCGTCTCCACCGGGTACCCGGAAAAGGGCTTCCACGTACGCGGAAAAGACTTTCGCGTACCCGGAGAGGAACTTCCGTGTACCCGGAGAGGGGCTCAGCTCTCCAGGCGTGCCACGCGCCCCTGTTCGCCCGCGGCCCAGCAGCCGAAGTCGGGCGTGCAGTCCACGGTGTCGTACGAGCCGGTGTCGAGGGTGCGCCAGGTGCGGCCCGCGTCGGTGGTCAGGTCGGCGCCGGCGGGGCCGACCGCGAGGGCGGCGGTGCGGCTGTGCGGCAGCCAGGCGACGCCGGAGCGGTAGGCGGGCGGCGGGCCTGCCGCGGGCCGCCAGGTGCGGCCGCCGTCCGTGGTCGTGGCGGCGGCCTGCGGGGAGGGCTGGTCGGGGCGGTAGTCGCCGCCCACGGCGAGGCCGTGCGCGCGGTCGCGGAAGGCGAGGGCGAAGACGCCGCGCGCGGGATCCGCGGCGGGGACGGGGACGTCGGCGGCCCGCCAGGTCATCCCGCGGTCGGAGGAATGCAGCACCCGCGCGCGTGCGGCCCCGCCGGTCGCCAGCCAGACGTCCCGGGACCCGGCCGCGACCAGGCACTGGCCGCTCGCGGCGAACCCCGCCTCGCCCTCCTGGGCGGGCGGCATCCCCGCGTCGGGCAGCACCTTCCAGGTGCGGCCGCCGTCGCCGGTCGACAGGATGCGGAACCTTCCGTCGACGGGATCGCTCACGGCGAGTCCGTGGCGGCGGTCGAAGAAGGTCATGCAGTCGTAGAACGCGCGGGGGTCGGTGTTGCGGAAGGACTCGGTCCAGGTCGTCCCGCCGTCCTCGGTGCGGTACACGCGTGAGGCGTCGCCCTCGCCGATGGCGAGCACCACGGCGCGGCGCGCGTCGAACGCCTCCACATCACGGAACTGCAGGCCCGCCGCGCCCGGCGGGGAGACGTCCCGCCAGGTCTCGCCGCCGTCGGCGGTGCGCAGGACGACGCCCTGCGTGCCGGCCACCCAGGCGGTGTCCCGGTCGACCGCCGCGAGACCGCGCAGGCGCGCGGTGACGCCGGTGTCCTTGAGCTCCCAGTGCGGCGCCGCCGGCCGTGCCGGATGGGCGTGCGCCGGCAGCGCGGTGAGCGCGGCGAGCACCGCCCCGCAGGCCGCCGCCACCACGCGGCCGCGATTGCGGGTGCGGTGGCGGTTGCGGTTGTGTTTTGTCCGTAACGTGCGTCGCGTCTTCCCCAAGCGCCTCATGGCGGGCGAAGCTAGTCCAGGCTCCCGCCGGCGTCCAGAAGGCGTCGTCCGCCCCAACCGCCTTACGGGGCACGGCAGGAGAGCTGAGTCACTCCCGTGCATGAAACGCGGTGACCGAGGTCACTCGGAAGTGGTGTGCACGGATCGGCCGGTTCCGGCGTCTCTTCCAGTGTCCGGTCCCACCCGCCCGGAGTTTCGTCCCGCCGTCACAAGGGAGCAAGGCGTTGTCCACCGTCATCGAACAGCTCGTAGAGGCCCGTCTGGTCGCCGCCGCGCCCCGGATGCCCAACATCCCCGCCACCTTGCACTACGACCGCCTGGACCCGTTCGCCGTCCGGATGACGTTCCCGGCTCCGGCCACCCTGGAGGGCGTCGAGGTCTGCTGGACGTTCTCGCGCGAGCTGCTCGCCGCGGGCCTGCACGACGCCGAGGGCCATGGCGACGTCCGGGTGCGCCCCTACGGGTACGACCGCACCGTGCTGGAGTTCCACGCGCCCGAGGGGACCGCCGTCGTGCACGTCCACTCGGCCGACATCCGCCGTTTCCTGCGGGCGGCGAGCGAGCTCGTGCCGACCGGGACGGAGCACCGTCAGCTCGACCTGGACCACGACCTGGCGGAGCTTATGCGGGACGCCTGCTGACCCGGGCGCCTGCTGGCCCGCGTAAATCCCTTTGACGGCCCTCCCCTGCCCTCCTACGGTGTGAAGCGCTTCTGTTGCCGCCGATCGGAGTAGGACGTTGCTCGTCTGAGGTCCCGAGACACCCGCGCCACACCCCTTGTCGGTGTGTGCGCCGTGTGCGACCTCGGCCTCGAGCCGTCCCGGCGGAGCAGGGCTTTCCGTGCTCTCTCCGCGCCCCCGCTCACCGCGGTGGTCGCCGCCCTCCGGTGTCTCGACACGTGTCGTCCCTGACCGCACACGCACCCACGAGGCCCACTTTGCATCAGTCCATCGCCTGTACCTCCCTCGCCTTCTCCTGGCCCGACGGCACCCCCGTCTTCGACGGCCTCGACGTCGCGTTCGGCAGCGGCCGCACCGGGCTCGTCGGCGTCAACGGCTCCGGCAAGTCCACCCTGCTGAAGCTGATCGCCGGGGAACTGACACCCGCCGACGGCGCCGTGCGCGTCGCGGGCGAGGTCGGCTACCTCCCGCAGAACGTCACCCTGGACACGGCCCTGCGCATCGACCAGGCGCTCGGCATCGCCGACCGGCGGGCCGCCCTGCACGCCATCGAGGCGGGCGACGCGGCCGAGGAGCACTTCGAGACCGTCGGCGACGACTGGGACGTCGAGGAGCGCGCCCTGGCCACCCTCGGCGAGCTCGGGCTCGGCCACGTCGACCTCGACCGCACGACCGGCGAGGTCTCCGGCGGCGAGTCGGTCCTGCTGCGGCTGGCCGCCCTGCTGCTGCGCCGGCCGGACGTCCTGCTGCTGGACGAGCCGACCAACAACCTCGACCTGTACGCCCGGCGACGGCTGTACGCGGCCGTCGCGTCCTGGCCCGGCGTGCTGGTCGTCGTCAGCCACGACCGGGAGCTGCTGGACCTCGTCGACCAGATCGCCGACCTGCGCGCCGGCGAGATCACCTGGTACGGCGGCAACTTCACCGCCTACGAGGAGGCCCTGGCCACCGAGCAGGAGGCCGCCGAGCGCATGGTGCGCGTCGCCGAGGCCGACCTGCGCAAGCAGAAGCGCGAACTGGCGGACGCCCAGGTCAAGCTCGCCCGCCGGAAGCGGTACGGGCAGAAGATGTGGGACAGCAAGCGCGAGCCGAAGATCGTCATGGGGGCGCGCAAACGCGCGGCGCAGGAGTCGGCGGGCAAGCACCGGATCATGCACGAGGAGAAGCTCGCCGAGGCCAGGGACCGGCTCGACGACGCCGTGGAGGCCGTACGCGACGACGACGAGATCCGCGTCGACCTGCCGTACACGGCCGTACCGCCGGGGCGCGAGGTCCTCACCCTCATGGACCTTCGGCTCGCTTACGGCGCGCGCGTGGAGGGCGGTTTCGATCTGCGCGGTCCCGAGCGGGTGGCGCTGGTGGGGCGCAACGGGTCCGGGAAGACGACGCTGCTGCGCACGATCGCCGGGGAGCTGGCGCCGGAGGCGGGCGAGGTGCACGCGCACGTGCCGCTGCGTTTCCTGCCGCAGCGCCTCGACGTCCTCGACGGCGACCTCACCGTCGCCGAGAACGTGGCCCGCTTCGCGCCCGGAGCGACCAACAACCGGATCCGGGCCCGGCTCGCCCGCTTCCTGTTCCGGGGCGCCCGCGCCGACCAGAAGGCGGCGACCCTGTCGGGCGGGGAGCGCTTCCGGGCGGCCCTTGCGGCCCTGATGCTGGCCGAGCCGGCGCCGCAGCTGCTGCTGCTCGACGAGCCGACCAACAACCTCGACATGGCGAGCGTGCGTCAGCTGACGACGGCGCTCGAGTCGTACGAGGGGGCGGTCATCGTGGCCGGCCACGACCTGCCGTTCCTGGAGTCGATCGGCATCACGCGCTGGCTGCTGATGGACGGCACGCTGAGGGAGACGACGGCGGAGGAGGTGGCGGACGCGGAGTAGGGCACTGCGTCGGGGGCTTCGCGTTGGCTACCTGCATCGGGCCCTTCGCGTCGGGTCCTCCGCATCGGGCCGTGCGTCGGGTCCTGCGCGTCGGGCCCTGGCGCGTGCGGGTCGCCGTCAGGTCCTGCGGGCCGGGCCCTTCGCCAGTCCTTCGCATCGGGTCCCGCCTCGACCGCGCGGGTCTCGGGAGGGCCACAGTGTTACTGAGGGGTTTTGTCCTGGTGGTCCCGCGCTGCATGATGGCTGACCGGCGCCGCGCCCGAGGCGCCGGTCGGCCACCCGATTCGGAGACCTGGACGTGCCCAGCAAGAAGGCCCTCATCCGCCGCCCCAGCCCGCTCCTCGCCGAAGGCCTGGTGACGCACCTCGAGCGGGAGAAGGTCGACGTGGAGCTCGCCCTGGAGCAGTGGGAGGCGTACGCCGACGCCCTGCGGACGCACGGCTGGGAGACCGTCGAGGTCGATCCGGCCGACGACTGCCCGGACTCCGTCTTCGTCGAGGACACGGTGGTGATGTACCGCAACGTCGCCCTGATCGCGCGCTCCGGCGCCGAGTCCCGGCGTGGCGAGACCGTCGGCGTCGAGGAGGCCGTGGCCCGCCTCGGCTGCTCGGTGAACTGGATCTGGGAGCCCGGCACGCTGGACGGCGGCGACGTGCTCAAGGTCGGGAACACGATCTACGTCGGCCGGGGCGGGCGGACCAACGCGGCCGGCGTCCAGCAGCTGCGGGCCGCTTTCGAACCGCTCGGGGCGACGGTGGTGGCGGTGCCGGTGAGCAAGGTGCTGCACCTGAAGTCGGCGGTCACCGCCCTGCCCGACGGCACGGTGATCGGCCACATCCCGCAGGTGGACCGGCCGTCGCTGTTCCCGCGCTTCCTGTCCGTGCCCGAGGAGGCCGGCGCGCACGTGGTGCTCCTCGGCGGTCCCCACCTGCTCATGGCGGCGAGCGCCCCGAAGACGGCGGACCTGCTCGCCGACCTCGGGCACGAGCCCGTCCTCGTCGACATCGGCGAGTTCGAGAAGCTCGAGGGATGTGTGACCTGCCTCTCGGTGCGACTGCGGGAGCTGTACGCCTGACCGGGTGAACCATTCACCCTTTCAGCCTCGGGACCTGCGATTCCCCGGAGGGTCTTCGGCATGCCCCGAATGGCCCGGGGAACCCGGCTGATCAGCGATGTTTACGCCCCGCTTAGTCTGAGGCTTCGTAACCTACGGGTTCGTAGCCTACGATCCCGTAAGTTCCGGCCCCGCTCGCCGGACGGTTCCGCTCCGCTTCACGTCCCCTGGAGTCTCTCGTGACGATCACCTCCCCTCACCTCGGCAATCCGGCCGTCTGGACCGACGCCAAGCTGCTGTTCGCGCTGGAGGAAGTGGTCGAGGCGGAACTCAACCGGCACCTGAAGGTCACCAAGGACTGGATGCCCCACGAGTACGTGCCGTGGAGCGACGCCCGCAACTTCCCCGGCTTCTTCGAGGACGGCGAGGCCTGGGGCAAGGAGCAGTCCAAGGTCACCGAGATCGGCCGGATCGCGCTGGTCGTGAATCTCCTCACCGAGGACAACCTGCCCAGCTACCACCACGAGATCGCCTCGCTCTTCGGCCGGGACGGCGCCTGGGGCACCTGGGTGCACCGCTGGACCGCCGAGGAAGGCCGGCACGGCATCGTGATGCGCGACTACCTCCTCGCCTCACGCGCGGTGGACCCGGACAAGCTGGAACAGTTCCGGATGGCCCACATGGGCGAGGGCTTCGAGTCGGACAACCGGCACTCGATGCTGCACTCGGTCGCGTACGTGTCCTTCCAGGAGCTGGCGACCCGTGTCTCGCACCGCAACACCGGCCACCAGTCCGGCGACCCGGTCTGCGACCGCATGCTGGCGCGCATCGCGACCGACGAGAACCTGCACATGGTCTTCTACCGCAACCTGCTGAAGGCCGCCTTCGAGCTCGCCCCCGACCTCACCATGCAGGCCGTGCGCGACGTCATCGTGAACTTCCGCATGCCCGGCCACGGCATGCCCGGCTTCGAGCGGGCGGCCGCGCAGATGGCGATCGGCGAGATCTACAACCTGCGCATCCACCACGACGACGTCATCCAGCCCGTGCTGCGCTTCCTGAAGGTCATGGAGATCGACGGCCTCGGCCCCGAGGGGCGGCAGGCGCAGGAGGAGCTCGGCCTGTACATGGGCGGCCTGGACGCCGAGGCCCTGAAGTTCGACGAGAAGCTGGCCGCGCGCAAGGCCCGCATGGCGGCCCGCGCCGCGGGCTGACGAACGACGAACGGCCCGCACCCGGGAAGGACTTCACGGGTGCGGGCCGTTCGTCCGCTCACCGGTCAGTCCCGGTGGTCCTTGCGGACCCCGCTCACCAGTCCGCCTCCTGGTAGTCCTTGAGGAACACGCCCGATACCGGGTCCCCTGCCTCGCCGCGCACGATCGGGTCGTACACGCGTGCGGCGCCGTCCACGACGTCCAGCGGGGTACGGAATCCCGCGCTCGCCATCCGGGCCTTCTTCGGCGCCGGGTTCTCGTCCGTGATCCAGCCGGTGTCGACGGCGCACATGTGCACGCCCTGTTCGGCGAGCGCGGCTGCGCTGGTGCGGGTGAGCATGTTCAGGGCGGCCTTGGCCATGTTGGTGTGCGGATGCCCGGGCATCTTGTTGCGCACCGCGAACCGGCCCTCGACCGCGGTCACGTTGATCACGTACCGGCGTGGATGCGGGGACGCCAGCAGCAGCGGCAGCAGCCGGTCGCACAGCAGTGCGGGGGCGAGCGCGTTGACCAGCTGGGTCTCCAGGACCTCGGCCGGGTCGAGCGCGCCGAGCCGGGCCGACCAGGAGTTCTCCGGGGAGGGGTCGGGGAGCAGTCCGGCCTCGTCGGCCTCGCGCAGCACGGCCGGGAGCGCCGGCACCGTGCCGCCGAGCCCTTCCAGCATCCCCATCGGTGTGAAACCGGGCGCCCGTCGGGCGCCGTCGGGCAGCGCGTCCCGCTCCCCGGCGGCCAGCAGGGCGTACGACTCGGGCGGGCGCCGCACGGTCTGCGCCGCGTTGTTGACGAGGATGTCGAACGGCTTGCCCTCCTCGCGCAGTTCGTCGCACAGACCCAGCACCTGGCGGGGGTCGCGCAGGTCGACGGCGAGGACCGTGAGCCGGTGCAGCCACCGCTCGCTGCCCGGCTCGGCCCGGAAACGGCGGACGGCGTCGTGCGGGAACCGGGAGGTGACGACGACCTCCGCGCCGTCCCGCAGCATCATCAGCGCCAACTGGAAACCGATCTTGACCCTGCCGCCGGTCAGCAGCACCCGGCGCCCCGTCAGATCGGTGCTCAGAGCGCGGCGGGCGGCGTTGTCGGCGGCGCAGACGGGACAGAGGCGGTGGTAGAACCCGTCGGCCTGCCGGTAGCGCGACTTACAGACGTAGCAGGGCCGCGACCGGTGGTAGACGCCGCCTCCGCCGCCGTTCACGAGGGGCGCGTCCTCGCGCCGGTCCAGTGCGCCGGTGGCGGTGGCGGCCGTCGTCGCCGCGTCGGCGGCCGTCGCCTCGGCGCCCCGGGTGCGACGCCTGCGCCGCCATCCGTCGCGCGCGAACGACGTGGCCACCCGCTCGGCGTGCAGCCGTACGGGATCGTCGACGGGCAGGGCCCGCAACTTGCCCACGACCTCGTGGAAGGCGGCCAGCTCCGTCTCGCTGACCTGCGAGGTCTTTGCCGCCCCCGTGTCCTTCTCGCGCATCCGCCTCTGCCCCCGGCCCCGCCCCTGTGCTCCGTACCGTGGCCCCGACCGGATGGGGCCGACGTCACCGCCCTGAGGGGTGTCGAGTCGGCTCTGCTCCAAGGGGACCGCGCACGCGTTCGGGCGGCCGGATGCGAACCGGCGTGATCGCCTGTGCAGGGCGGTGTGCCTGCCTTTGCGCCACGCCCGAACACGCCCCCGGATCTTAACCGCACCCCCGCGACGCGGTCGTTCGAATTCGGGGACGGCGACGGCGACGGGGACGGGGACGGCCCCAGGGCGCTCCGTCGCCTCGGCACGGTCAGTCGGCCGTAGCCCCGGCACGGGTCAGTCGGCCGTGCGCCTGATCTGCAGTCGCTCCTTCTCGGAGAGGCCGCCCCAGACGCCGAAGCGCTCGTCGTGGGCCAGGGCGTACTCCAGGCAGGCGGGACGCATCTCGCACATGCCGCAGATGCGCTTGGCCTCGCGCACCGAACTGCCGGGTTCGGGGAAGAAGAAGTCCGCCCCCGTCTGCGCGCACAGCGCCTCCCGCTGCCAGGAGAGGTCGGGCGTGGGAATCGTGTCGGTGTACATGGCCAGAACAGTGCCCGGCGGCGCAAAACGTTCGATCAACGCCGGGTATACGCGCGGCGCGACGAGCCCCGTGACCGCCCTGCCGTCCCCCTGACGTCCCCTGACGTCGCCTGACGTCGCCTGACGTCGCCTCGCCGGTCCTGCGCCTGCCGGGGCGGTCGGTGCTCGGGCAGCGATTGTCAGTGGGCGGTGCCAGACTCGGCAGTGCACAGGACGGGACTCCTTCGAGGAGGGCGATGATGCTCACCACCCGTTTCGTCGACGGCGCGCCGAACTGGGTCGACGTCGGCACGCCCGACATCGACGGCGCGACCTCCTTCTACGAGGCGCTCTTCGGTTGGCGGTTCCGGTCGGCGGACCCGACGCCGGCGGCTACGGCTTCTTCCAGCTGGACGGCAGAACCGTGGCGGGCGGCATGCAGACCACCCCCGAACAGGGGCCGCCGTCCTGGACGGTCTACTTCCGGACGACCGACGCGTCGGCCACCGCCAAGACCGCCGAGCAGGCTCACGGCAGAGTGCTCCTCCCTCCGATGGACGTACTGGGCCAGGGCACGATGGCGGTCCTCGCCGACCAGGCGGGCGTCACGTTCGGCCTCTGGGAGCCGGCCCTGACCAAGGGTGTGGACGTGGCGGACGAACCCGGCTCGCTGTGCTGGGTCGAGCTGTACACCCCGGACATCGCCGCGGCGGCGGCCTTCTACCACTCCGCGCTGGGCCTGGAGACCTCGGCCGCGCCCTTCCCCGGCGGCACGTACACCTGCGTCAACCCGGCCGACGGCGGGGAGGAGGCGATGTTCGGCGGGATCGTCCCGCTGGCCGACGATCCCTCCGAGGCCGGGTCGGATCCGTACTGGCTGCCGTACTTCGAGGTCACCGACGTGGACGCGGTCGTCGCGGAGGCCACGGGCCGGGGCGGCAGCGTGCGGATGCCCGCCACCGACGTGGAGGCCGTCGGCCGCATCGCCAAACTCGCCGACCCGTACGGGGCACGCTTCGCGGTGATCAGGAGCGTCCCGCAGGAGAGGTGACCGGCGGCCCGGCCTCAGCCTCCCGGTGCCCTGCCCGGCTCGGCCCCGCCCGGCGCGCGGGTGTCGGGCCGTCGCCGCCGCGTGCTGACCTACGCCGACGCGCGGCGCACCAGGGTGGTCGGCAGCACCACCGGGGCATCGGGGCCGTCCGCACCGCCCGGAACCGCGTCGGCGGTGCGCCTCTCCAGGCGGCGCAGCAGGAGGCGGGCCATGATCCGGCCCATCTCCTCGATGTCCTGGCGGACGGTCGTCAGCGGCGGGTCGGTCTGCTCGGCGACGGTCAGCATGTCGTCGAAGCCGACCACGGCCACGTCCTCGGGCACGCGCCTGCCCCGCTCCCGCAGCACGCGCAGGGCGCCCGCGGCGGTGAGGTCGTTGGCGGCGAACACGGCGTCGACGTCGGGGCGGCGTTCGAGGAGTGCGCGCATGGCGCGTTCGCCGCCGCCGGGGGTGAAGTCGCTCTCGACGACCAGACCGGGGTCGGCGTCGCCCATGACCTCCCGGTATCCGTCGAGCCGGTCCGCCGCGGAGGTCTGGTCGAGCGGGCCGGTGATGTGCGCGATGCGGGTGCGGCCGAGACCGGCCAGCAGGCGTACGGCGTCGCGGGCGCCGCCGCGGTTGTCGCTGTCCACGTAGACGACGTCACGGGTGCCGTCGCTCCAGCCGGGCCGCCCGCCGAACACGGTGGGGACCCCCGCGCCCTGGATCAGGCCCGGCAGCGGGTCGTCGAGGTGCAGGGAGAAGACGAGAGCCCCGTCGACATGGCCGCCGGCGAGGTAGCGGGCCACGCGCGCGTGGTCGTCGCGGCCCTCGGTGAGCAGCAGCACGAGCTGGTTGTCGTGGGCGGTCAGCTCCTTGCTGATGCCTCGGAGCTGGAGCGCGAAGAAGGGGTCGGCGAAGACCCTGGTCTCCGGCTCGGCGATGACGACGGCCACGGCGTCGTGTCGTTTCGTCACGAGGCTGCGCGCGGCCTGGTTGGGCACGTAGCCGAGCTCCTCCACGGCCTGCCGCACCCGTTCGACGAGCGGTTCGCGGACGCCGTCCCCGCCGTTGACGACTCTCGACACGGTCGCCCGGGAGACCCCGGCCCGCTCGGCCACGGCCTCCAGCGTGGGACGGGACGCTGTCTCGGTCACTTCGGGGCTCCTCCTGGCCGGCTGCGGATCAGGATAGCCCCGGACCACGAACCGGCCGGGGGCGCATGAGAGCGCTCTCTCCGGGACGCTCTCGCCTCGCTCGTCGATCTCCGCCGCTCTCGCCGCGCTCGGCGCACCGGTGGTACCGCGCCGCGTCGCCCGGCGGTACCGCAGCACGCCGGAGGTGGCCTCTGCACGGAGGCGTCCCGGTCAGG contains:
- a CDS encoding WhiB family transcriptional regulator yields the protein MYTDTIPTPDLSWQREALCAQTGADFFFPEPGSSVREAKRICGMCEMRPACLEYALAHDERFGVWGGLSEKERLQIRRTAD
- a CDS encoding LacI family DNA-binding transcriptional regulator gives rise to the protein MTETASRPTLEAVAERAGVSRATVSRVVNGGDGVREPLVERVRQAVEELGYVPNQAARSLVTKRHDAVAVVIAEPETRVFADPFFALQLRGISKELTAHDNQLVLLLTEGRDDHARVARYLAGGHVDGALVFSLHLDDPLPGLIQGAGVPTVFGGRPGWSDGTRDVVYVDSDNRGGARDAVRLLAGLGRTRIAHITGPLDQTSAADRLDGYREVMGDADPGLVVESDFTPGGGERAMRALLERRPDVDAVFAANDLTAAGALRVLRERGRRVPEDVAVVGFDDMLTVAEQTDPPLTTVRQDIEEMGRIMARLLLRRLERRTADAVPGGADGPDAPVVLPTTLVRRASA
- a CDS encoding SDR family oxidoreductase, producing the protein MREKDTGAAKTSQVSETELAAFHEVVGKLRALPVDDPVRLHAERVATSFARDGWRRRRRTRGAEATAADAATTAATATGALDRREDAPLVNGGGGGVYHRSRPCYVCKSRYRQADGFYHRLCPVCAADNAARRALSTDLTGRRVLLTGGRVKIGFQLALMMLRDGAEVVVTSRFPHDAVRRFRAEPGSERWLHRLTVLAVDLRDPRQVLGLCDELREEGKPFDILVNNAAQTVRRPPESYALLAAGERDALPDGARRAPGFTPMGMLEGLGGTVPALPAVLREADEAGLLPDPSPENSWSARLGALDPAEVLETQLVNALAPALLCDRLLPLLLASPHPRRYVINVTAVEGRFAVRNKMPGHPHTNMAKAALNMLTRTSAAALAEQGVHMCAVDTGWITDENPAPKKARMASAGFRTPLDVVDGAARVYDPIVRGEAGDPVSGVFLKDYQEADW